Sequence from the Mycoplasma cottewii genome:
GATGATTTATTAAAAAATCCAACTATAGAAAAATTTATTGATTTTAGTACTAGAGAATAATTTTTAAAAGCATCATTTTTAATAGTCATTTCAAAAAAGGTGAAATTATGTCGACAAATTTATTAAAAAAGATTAAAGATTTAACTGAAAGTGAAACCAACAATGACTATAAAAATATAGGTGCTTTTTTATTAAAAAATTATCAAGATATTAGAAATTTAACAATAACAAAAATCTCACAAGAATGTAATACAAGTCCTACTAAAATTACAAGATTTGCAGAAAAATTAAATTTAAAAGGTTTTAGTGAATTAAAGTATAGATTAGATGATATTTCAAAATCTATTATAATAGACAATAAGTTTGTTCCTATAAGTTCAAGAATAGATAATAAACCTCAATTTTTCAATGATTATTTTGAGATATTATTTGAATCACTAAAAAAACAAGAACAAAACTTAAACAATCAACCACTAAGTGAAGTAAATAAACTTATTTGTAAATCTAATAAAATTTATTTATTTGCGTTCAACCTTTCTTATAATGTATCTAAAAACTTTATTCAACGTTTAAGATGATATGGTAAAGATGCAATTTCTGAATCTGATTATATTTCTATTAAAACTTATTTAAATAGAATAAAGTCTAATGATCTAGTTATTTTAATATCTATTTCAGGAGAAAACGAATATATAAGAGAAATCGCAGAATCTCTTAATAAAAAAGTAAAAATTGTCGGATTAGGACCAAAAGAGAGTTCTTTAATTGAGTTATTTGATGAATATCTATACTTTGAAACTAGCGAATCAGAATTGTGAAGTATAAATTCAATTAAAGCTCAACTTACAATTCAATTACTAGATTTTGTTTATGTTAATTGATTAAAAAGTACTAAATAACAGAAAAATGAAATTAATACACTTTGGTGCGGGAAACATTGGTAAATGTTTAGTTGGATGTGTTTTATCTCAACAAGTAGATTTAATATATTTTGTAGATAATAACAAAAAAGTAGTAGATCAATTAAATAATCAAAAAGTTATTAAAATAAAAACTTCAGAACAAAAACAATACATAATAAATAATTTCAAAAGCTATTTATTATCTGATTTTTTAAAGTATAAAAACACTTGAGATGAAATAAATTTGATTACAATTTCTATAGGTGTAAATAATTTAGATCATATAAAAGATTACATACAAAAAATTATAGATTATAAATCAGCTAATCAACAACAACTTATTATTATGTGTTGTGAAAACAAAATTAGAGTCAGTTCTTGATTTAAAACTAAGTTTAATAATTTAACTTCAAATATTTATTTTGTTGATGTACTAGTAGATAGAATAATTCCTATTCAAAACAACAACAGTGATTTTTTAGAATGTGAAGATTACTATTTATGAGCTGTTGATAATAAACAATGACCAAAAGAAATTAATAAGTTAAAAGACTTAAAATATGTTGATGATTTTGATAATCAAATAGATAAAAAAATATATATGTTAAATGCAATTCACTGTTCAATTAGTTGATATGTATTTAAAAATATAGGTTATCAAAAATGTAAAACAGTTTATCAAGCTATGCAAATAAAACAAGTTGTTGATTTTGTAAATGATTTTCTAGATGAAGTGATTATGGTCTTAAATCATAAACTTAACATAGAACTTAAAAACTTAATTGATTATAAAAAAGAAATTATCAATAGGTTAAATAATAAATTTATTGATGATGATTTAAAAAGATTAGCTAGAAATTCCCAACTTAAATTATCAGAAAATGAAAGAATATTATTTTCTTTAAATTATGCAAAAACAAATAATTTAAAATATAAAACTATCCAGTTAAGTTATGAAAATGGATTAGAATATTTAAAAGAAAATGATTAATATAAAAACAAAATAAGAACAAGATGGCACTTTTATATTAGTGTGACTGTTCTTATTTTTTATACTAATAAATCAACTAGTTTAAATAACTTAGACTAACGATTAAAAAAAGATATTCTTTTTATGTAGAATTAAATATAGGATTTTTTATATAATTAAATAAGAATGATTTTTTAATTATTTTGAGGTGAAAAATGAAATATAAATATGAAACTGTCCTTTTAAAATTAAGTGGTGAGGCTTTAAAAGGTGACAGTGAAGTTTATGATAAAAAATGCTTAGAAAATATTTGTAGTCAAATAGTTGAATTAGCAAGAAATGGATTAA
This genomic interval carries:
- a CDS encoding mannitol-1-phosphate 5-dehydrogenase, whose translation is MKLIHFGAGNIGKCLVGCVLSQQVDLIYFVDNNKKVVDQLNNQKVIKIKTSEQKQYIINNFKSYLLSDFLKYKNTWDEINLITISIGVNNLDHIKDYIQKIIDYKSANQQQLIIMCCENKIRVSSWFKTKFNNLTSNIYFVDVLVDRIIPIQNNNSDFLECEDYYLWAVDNKQWPKEINKLKDLKYVDDFDNQIDKKIYMLNAIHCSISWYVFKNIGYQKCKTVYQAMQIKQVVDFVNDFLDEVIMVLNHKLNIELKNLIDYKKEIINRLNNKFIDDDLKRLARNSQLKLSENERILFSLNYAKTNNLKYKTIQLSYENGLEYLKEND
- a CDS encoding MurR/RpiR family transcriptional regulator, which encodes MSTNLLKKIKDLTESETNNDYKNIGAFLLKNYQDIRNLTITKISQECNTSPTKITRFAEKLNLKGFSELKYRLDDISKSIIIDNKFVPISSRIDNKPQFFNDYFEILFESLKKQEQNLNNQPLSEVNKLICKSNKIYLFAFNLSYNVSKNFIQRLRWYGKDAISESDYISIKTYLNRIKSNDLVILISISGENEYIREIAESLNKKVKIVGLGPKESSLIELFDEYLYFETSESELWSINSIKAQLTIQLLDFVYVNWLKSTK